A single genomic interval of Mycobacterium sp. DL592 harbors:
- a CDS encoding SIMPL domain-containing protein, which translates to MTDVAINVRGAHSVTLAPELGTVHATLALEGPQPEPVFRAVAAALAEVKAALEGRHHPEDGPVTRYSVDQVRVNSYRPWHKDGKKLPLVHAASVTVEATFADVDELATWVSWAAGVDGLSIHHIEWELTETSRLRVERDTRQRAVQEARRRAQDYADALDLGAVTVRSVSDPGMNRPAPVARAAMLAQGAPSADGPAEFVLCPQDVEVSAEVEATFVVERPPTTT; encoded by the coding sequence ATGACTGATGTTGCGATCAACGTCCGCGGCGCACACTCGGTGACGCTGGCACCCGAACTCGGAACCGTCCACGCCACGCTGGCGCTGGAGGGCCCGCAGCCCGAGCCGGTGTTCCGGGCCGTCGCCGCCGCGCTGGCGGAGGTCAAGGCCGCCCTCGAAGGACGCCACCATCCCGAGGACGGCCCGGTGACCAGGTATTCGGTGGACCAGGTGCGGGTGAATTCCTACCGCCCGTGGCACAAGGACGGCAAGAAACTACCCCTGGTCCACGCCGCCTCGGTGACGGTCGAGGCCACCTTCGCCGACGTCGACGAGCTGGCCACCTGGGTGTCGTGGGCGGCCGGCGTCGACGGGTTGTCGATCCATCACATCGAATGGGAGTTGACCGAGACCAGCCGGCTGCGTGTGGAGCGCGACACCCGGCAGCGGGCGGTGCAGGAGGCGCGCAGGCGTGCCCAGGACTATGCCGACGCTCTGGACCTCGGCGCGGTGACCGTCCGCAGCGTCAGCGACCCGGGCATGAACCGGCCCGCGCCGGTCGCCAGGGCCGCCATGCTCGCTCAGGGGGCGCCGTCGGCCGACGGCCCCGCCGAGTTCGTGCTGTGTCCGCAGGATGTGGAGGTCAGCGCCGAGGTGGAAGCCACTTTCGTCGTCGAAAGACCGCCGACGACAACATGA
- a CDS encoding NAD-dependent epimerase/dehydratase family protein — translation MARADKLVIGASGFLGSHVARQLVERGDTVRVMLRSTSSTRPIDDLPVQRFYGDIFDDDALRTAMAGCDVVYYCVVDTRAYLRDAAPLYRTNVEGLRHVLDAAVEADLHRFVFTSTIGTIGLGDGGTVDENTPFDWGAKAGDYIRSRVQAEELVLSYARDKGLPAVALCVSNTYGPRDWQPTPHGALVAAAAFGKLGFYMAGMATEVVGVVDAAQALVLAAERGRVGERYIVSERFLPYRELYETAAQAAGVPAPRWGIPKPALRAAGLLGGVAAALTRRDLQLTPTSVRLMDIMAPMDHGKAVRELGWQPRDVHESIRDAVEFFIRRRREHVG, via the coding sequence GTGGCGCGTGCGGACAAACTGGTGATCGGGGCGAGCGGCTTCCTCGGGTCGCATGTGGCGCGTCAGCTCGTCGAACGCGGCGACACCGTGCGAGTGATGCTGCGCAGCACCAGCTCCACCCGACCGATCGACGACCTGCCCGTACAGCGCTTCTACGGCGACATCTTCGACGACGACGCGCTGCGCACCGCGATGGCCGGCTGCGACGTCGTCTACTACTGCGTCGTCGACACCCGCGCCTACCTGCGGGACGCCGCGCCGCTCTACCGGACCAACGTCGAGGGCCTGCGCCACGTGCTCGACGCCGCCGTCGAGGCCGATCTGCACCGCTTCGTCTTCACCAGCACCATCGGCACCATCGGGCTGGGCGACGGCGGCACCGTCGACGAGAACACCCCGTTCGACTGGGGTGCGAAGGCGGGGGACTACATCCGGTCTCGGGTGCAGGCCGAGGAACTGGTGTTGAGCTACGCCCGGGACAAGGGTCTGCCCGCGGTCGCGCTGTGCGTGTCCAACACCTACGGGCCCAGGGATTGGCAGCCCACCCCGCACGGTGCGCTGGTGGCCGCCGCGGCCTTCGGGAAGTTGGGGTTCTACATGGCCGGGATGGCGACCGAGGTGGTCGGCGTCGTGGACGCCGCGCAGGCACTTGTGCTGGCCGCCGAACGCGGCCGGGTCGGGGAGCGCTACATCGTCTCGGAGCGGTTCCTGCCCTATCGCGAGCTGTACGAGACCGCCGCGCAGGCCGCGGGGGTGCCCGCGCCCCGGTGGGGAATTCCCAAGCCGGCGCTGCGCGCCGCAGGGCTCCTCGGCGGCGTGGCGGCGGCGCTGACCCGCCGCGACCTGCAGCTGACACCGACCTCGGTGCGGTTGATGGACATCATGGCGCCGATGGACCACGGCAAAGCGGTCCGTGAACTGGGCTGGCAGCCGCGCGACGTGCACGAGTCGATTCGCGATGCCGTGGAGTTCTTCATCCGGCGGCGACGGGAGCATGTCGGCTGA
- a CDS encoding LysR family transcriptional regulator, whose translation MELRQLRYFVAVAEELNFGRAAARLHIAGPSLSQQIKALERDLHVPLFDRDRRSVVLTAAGAALLPKVRELLAHADELRTQADGLADVEPVRLGYVSWYPPDLAQRTAGVAQLRIDAWVLPSHTQATRVAENTIDLAICWLQRQELDEHGLEARLLGMDVLYAVGPDAGAGTVDARDTVVLLDADTANWSSWNRYATQFAHDTGARMVRIDDGGITGPAFFEHVRRLRCPVLNSPKDRITPIPKDLARISVVRPQPVWTWSLVSRRDENRPTVAAVVHALTTDIGDLQTAEGPSWLPADDPHRSALRIG comes from the coding sequence GTGGAGCTGCGCCAGCTGCGCTACTTCGTCGCCGTCGCCGAGGAACTGAACTTCGGCCGGGCGGCGGCTCGGCTGCACATCGCCGGGCCCTCGCTGTCCCAACAGATCAAGGCGCTCGAGCGCGATCTGCACGTCCCGTTGTTCGACCGCGATCGGCGATCGGTGGTTTTGACCGCTGCCGGGGCGGCCCTGTTGCCGAAGGTGCGGGAGTTGCTGGCCCATGCCGACGAGTTGCGGACGCAAGCCGACGGGCTGGCCGACGTCGAGCCGGTCCGGCTCGGGTATGTCAGCTGGTATCCGCCGGATCTGGCCCAGCGCACCGCCGGTGTGGCGCAACTCCGGATCGACGCGTGGGTGCTGCCGTCGCATACCCAGGCGACGCGCGTCGCGGAGAACACCATCGATCTGGCGATCTGCTGGCTGCAGCGCCAGGAACTCGACGAACACGGTCTCGAGGCCAGGCTGCTCGGGATGGATGTTCTCTATGCGGTGGGGCCGGACGCGGGCGCCGGGACGGTCGACGCCCGGGATACGGTCGTCCTGCTTGACGCGGACACCGCCAATTGGTCGTCGTGGAACAGATACGCCACCCAGTTCGCGCACGACACCGGCGCGCGAATGGTGCGGATCGATGACGGTGGCATCACCGGACCCGCGTTCTTCGAACATGTTCGGCGGCTGCGATGCCCGGTGCTCAATTCGCCCAAAGACAGAATCACGCCCATCCCAAAGGATCTCGCGCGGATCTCAGTGGTCAGACCCCAGCCGGTGTGGACTTGGTCGCTGGTATCGCGCCGAGACGAGAACCGGCCCACCGTGGCCGCCGTCGTCCACGCGCTGACCACAGACATCGGTGATCTGCAGACCGCCGAGGGGCCGTCGTGGCTACCTGCCGACGATCCCCACCGGTCGGCTCTGCGCATCGGCTAG
- a CDS encoding SDR family NAD(P)-dependent oxidoreductase has product MSQKVAIITGASRGIGAGLVPAYRKLGYAVVATARSIDESNDPMVCNVAADIAEPGTGGRIVDAALSAFGRVDTVVNNAGIFIAKPFTDYTDEDYAAVTGVNLRGFFDVTRSAVAAMLAGGEGGHVVNISTSLVDHANSQVPSALASLTKGGLSAVTKSLAIEYAGSGIRVNALALGVIRTPMHPPETHAALAALHPVGRLGDIDDVVDAVVYLENAPFVTGEVLHVDGGQSAGH; this is encoded by the coding sequence ATGAGTCAGAAAGTCGCCATCATCACCGGAGCGTCGAGAGGCATCGGCGCGGGACTCGTTCCGGCATACCGCAAGTTGGGATACGCGGTCGTCGCGACGGCCCGCTCGATCGACGAGTCGAACGATCCGATGGTGTGCAATGTCGCCGCCGATATCGCCGAGCCCGGCACCGGGGGGCGGATCGTCGACGCGGCGCTGAGCGCATTCGGCCGGGTCGACACGGTGGTCAACAACGCCGGGATCTTCATCGCCAAACCGTTCACCGACTACACCGACGAGGACTATGCGGCTGTCACCGGAGTCAACCTGCGCGGATTCTTCGACGTCACGCGCAGCGCCGTCGCCGCGATGCTCGCCGGCGGCGAGGGAGGACATGTCGTGAACATCTCGACCAGCCTTGTCGACCATGCCAATTCCCAAGTGCCCTCCGCCCTCGCCTCCCTCACCAAGGGCGGCCTGAGCGCAGTCACCAAGTCGCTGGCCATCGAGTACGCCGGGAGCGGCATCCGGGTCAACGCCCTGGCGCTCGGTGTCATCCGCACGCCCATGCACCCGCCGGAGACCCACGCCGCCCTGGCGGCGCTGCACCCGGTGGGCCGGCTCGGCGACATCGACGACGTCGTGGATGCGGTCGTCTATCTGGAGAACGCACCGTTCGTCACCGGCGAGGTGCTGCACGTCGACGGCGGCCAGAGCGCCGGGCATTGA
- a CDS encoding muconolactone Delta-isomerase family protein, producing MEFLVDMTTHVPAGTPPETVEDIRTREAARARELAADGTVLRLWRPPLAPGEWRTIGLFAADGDRALDESLASMPLHVWRTDAVTPLAPHPNDPRSTRGRHDQEFLTSLTITVPPATTDDVVGELKRQEAIHARELAGEGRLVRLWTPPNAPGQWRTWGLWSGRDRSELSATLESLPLHVWMTVETTPLTPHPNDPQGVRS from the coding sequence ATGGAGTTCTTGGTCGACATGACCACCCATGTCCCGGCGGGCACCCCACCGGAGACGGTGGAGGACATCCGCACCCGCGAGGCGGCCCGCGCTCGCGAACTCGCCGCTGACGGAACGGTTTTGCGGCTGTGGCGGCCACCGTTGGCGCCGGGTGAATGGCGCACGATCGGACTGTTCGCCGCCGACGGCGACCGGGCGCTCGACGAGAGCTTGGCGTCGATGCCGCTGCATGTCTGGCGCACCGACGCGGTGACACCGCTGGCGCCGCATCCCAACGATCCGCGGTCCACGCGGGGTCGCCACGATCAGGAGTTCCTGACCAGTTTGACGATCACCGTTCCGCCCGCGACGACCGATGACGTTGTCGGCGAACTGAAAAGGCAGGAGGCGATCCACGCCCGCGAGCTCGCCGGCGAGGGCAGGCTGGTCCGGCTGTGGACACCACCGAACGCTCCGGGCCAGTGGCGGACGTGGGGTCTGTGGAGCGGGCGGGACCGGTCCGAGCTGTCGGCGACCCTCGAGTCGCTGCCTCTGCACGTGTGGATGACCGTCGAGACGACACCGCTCACCCCGCACCCCAACGACCCGCAGGGAGTCCGATCATGA
- a CDS encoding MmgE/PrpD family protein: MSTVSATTTASRRFAVDALADFVVSAEPADIPGGAAALLRRNVLDSIACAIAALDGETVRAVRDQIEAVGARPRARLIGGGWSSVDQAALFNSVAVRYVDLLDTFLTPGGLCHPADNFGALLSVAESTAATGSEFLLALAVAYEVQCRFSQSVPVMAHGLNHALQLAMSVAAGSARLLGLSAAQTADAIAMAAADNVSVAAIHSEPVSHWKGISPGITAQRAVYAAALAQRGVTGPRGLIDGPNGLEHLFGQHIDLRLDEPTLGAVEHTYLKKYCALIHGQAPIDAVLALAAEHGVRHSDVETVRVDTFQTAYDIAGGGSFGDKDAPRTKEQADYNLKYLVAAALIDGQVGPDQLDTGRIRRADVQDLLSRVTVRADAALTARYPSHTPVRVTITLRDGHRITRDQDDFEGAPSHPMTWDRVIEKFHWLAAPRVGEPRRIDIVAAVAHLDDITVPALMDLLTGFAPGEPR; the protein is encoded by the coding sequence ATGAGCACCGTGTCGGCGACGACCACCGCCTCGAGACGATTCGCCGTCGACGCGCTGGCCGATTTCGTGGTGTCTGCCGAGCCGGCCGACATTCCCGGCGGCGCCGCGGCGCTGTTGCGCCGCAATGTCCTCGACAGCATCGCCTGCGCGATCGCCGCCCTCGACGGTGAGACCGTGCGGGCGGTGCGCGACCAGATCGAAGCCGTGGGCGCCAGGCCGCGAGCCCGACTGATCGGTGGCGGCTGGTCGAGTGTGGATCAAGCCGCGCTGTTCAACTCTGTCGCGGTGCGCTACGTCGATCTGCTCGACACCTTCCTGACCCCCGGCGGACTGTGCCATCCGGCCGACAACTTCGGCGCACTGCTGTCGGTGGCCGAGAGCACAGCGGCGACCGGATCTGAGTTCCTACTGGCGCTTGCCGTCGCCTACGAAGTGCAGTGCCGGTTCTCGCAGTCCGTGCCGGTCATGGCGCACGGTCTCAACCATGCGCTGCAGCTGGCCATGTCGGTGGCGGCGGGATCGGCCAGGCTGCTGGGTCTGAGCGCCGCGCAGACCGCCGACGCGATCGCGATGGCCGCTGCGGACAACGTCTCGGTGGCAGCCATCCACTCCGAGCCGGTGTCCCACTGGAAAGGCATCTCGCCGGGGATCACCGCACAGCGCGCCGTATACGCGGCCGCCCTGGCTCAGCGTGGTGTCACCGGGCCGCGCGGGCTCATCGACGGACCCAATGGCCTCGAGCACCTGTTCGGCCAACACATCGATCTCCGGCTCGACGAGCCCACACTGGGCGCGGTCGAACACACCTACCTCAAGAAATACTGCGCGTTGATCCACGGCCAGGCGCCCATCGACGCGGTGCTCGCGCTCGCCGCCGAGCACGGTGTCCGGCACAGCGACGTCGAGACCGTCCGGGTCGACACCTTCCAGACCGCCTACGACATCGCAGGCGGCGGGAGCTTCGGCGACAAGGATGCGCCCCGAACCAAGGAGCAGGCGGACTACAACCTGAAGTACCTTGTGGCCGCGGCGCTCATCGACGGGCAGGTCGGCCCTGACCAACTCGACACCGGCCGCATCCGCCGAGCCGATGTCCAGGACCTGCTCAGCCGCGTGACCGTGCGCGCCGACGCCGCGCTCACCGCGCGCTACCCCAGTCATACCCCGGTACGCGTCACGATCACACTGCGCGACGGACACCGGATCACCCGCGACCAGGACGACTTCGAGGGAGCACCCAGCCACCCCATGACATGGGATCGTGTAATCGAGAAGTTCCATTGGCTCGCCGCACCCCGCGTCGGGGAGCCGCGGCGCATCGACATCGTCGCGGCCGTCGCGCACCTCGACGACATCACGGTGCCCGCGTTGATGGATCTGCTGACCGGCTTCGCACCAGGGGAACCCCGATGA
- a CDS encoding nitronate monooxygenase, with protein MNSPLSSLGVSLPVVAAPMAGGPTTVAMVLAAAEAGSFGFLAAGYKTPEAVQAEVGQLRAAGVPFGVNVFAPNTIAVDRQAYRAYAASLQPEADRFGLTLPAEPIEDDDAFEAKIDQLRTDPVPVVSFTFGIPDRAVITSLQSAGTFVIQTVTSAAEAQLAADAGVDALAVQSAFAGGHSGTLTPARRPAEVPLTDLVAQVVHRVAVPVIAAGGIASAGDVAAALHAGAAAVAVGTALLRSAESGASATHRAALADPANTETVVTQAFTGRPARGVRNSFIDAHEADAPLGYPAIHHLTSALRKAAAAAGRPDLLHLWAGTGFRHITEEPTAQILTHLVAEV; from the coding sequence ATGAACTCGCCATTGTCCTCACTGGGGGTTTCCCTGCCCGTCGTGGCCGCACCCATGGCGGGCGGACCCACCACCGTCGCGATGGTGCTTGCCGCGGCCGAAGCCGGATCGTTCGGTTTCCTCGCCGCCGGATACAAGACGCCAGAAGCGGTGCAGGCCGAGGTCGGGCAGCTGCGTGCGGCGGGGGTGCCGTTCGGTGTCAACGTGTTCGCGCCGAACACCATTGCGGTGGACAGGCAGGCATACCGCGCGTACGCCGCGTCGCTGCAGCCGGAGGCCGACCGCTTCGGGCTCACGCTGCCTGCCGAACCGATCGAGGACGACGACGCCTTCGAAGCCAAGATCGACCAGCTGCGCACCGACCCCGTTCCGGTCGTCAGCTTCACCTTCGGAATTCCTGACCGTGCGGTGATCACCAGCCTGCAGTCGGCCGGAACGTTCGTCATCCAGACCGTCACGTCGGCGGCTGAGGCACAGTTGGCCGCCGACGCGGGAGTCGATGCGCTGGCCGTCCAAAGCGCTTTTGCTGGAGGACATTCGGGTACCTTGACGCCCGCCCGACGCCCCGCTGAGGTGCCGCTCACCGATCTGGTCGCCCAGGTCGTTCACCGCGTCGCCGTGCCGGTGATAGCCGCCGGCGGCATTGCCAGCGCCGGCGACGTGGCTGCGGCGCTACACGCCGGTGCCGCGGCCGTGGCCGTGGGTACCGCCTTGCTCCGCAGTGCGGAAAGCGGAGCCTCGGCAACCCACCGGGCGGCGCTGGCCGACCCCGCGAACACCGAAACGGTTGTGACGCAGGCGTTCACCGGACGGCCCGCCCGCGGCGTGCGTAACAGCTTCATCGACGCCCACGAAGCCGACGCCCCGTTGGGCTATCCGGCGATCCACCACCTCACCAGTGCGCTGCGGAAGGCCGCAGCGGCCGCCGGCAGGCCCGATCTGCTGCATTTGTGGGCCGGCACCGGATTTCGCCACATCACCGAGGAGCCGACGGCGCAGATCCTGACCCACCTGGTAGCCGAGGTCTGA